A stretch of the Duncaniella dubosii genome encodes the following:
- a CDS encoding site-specific integrase, whose translation MASIKRYISSKVEGNGRSEIMFRLSLSKDIKLRLKTGIYIEPSRFNPKTGAISKPRANQKEISEIKDTERKIRDLEDYIYDLCEAHTLAELTKDFFEKEIYRFHNPKKERKPKEVEAKLQKKFVELVEEFPDKRGLSEWRHRRYGVLSRSLHRFELYRKIKRRLPYKLDFEMFTTEVLEEYEEFLRNEPAIFDKYPKIFEEFPAETRKARKSRRPFEKGDNTIIGIFACLRTFFKWANEEGLTKNSPFARYHGKTTERYGTPIYITIKERDIIADYDLSANKPLEVQRDIFIFHCCIGCRISDLMRLTPANIINGYVEYIASKTKADRSDVIRVPLTQRAKDILEKYKDVEKDGKILPFISSQKYNVAIKKIFKTCGITRIVTVLNPTTGEEEQRPIDEIASSHLARRTFVGNLYKKVKDPNLVGALSGHKEGSRAFARYREIDDDLKKEMIGFIE comes from the coding sequence ATGGCAAGTATCAAGCGTTATATCTCCTCCAAAGTAGAGGGTAACGGCAGGTCGGAAATAATGTTTCGGCTTAGCCTGTCGAAAGACATCAAGCTCCGTCTAAAGACCGGAATATATATTGAGCCGAGTCGTTTCAATCCTAAGACCGGTGCAATATCAAAGCCTCGTGCCAATCAAAAGGAAATATCCGAAATAAAGGACACTGAGCGCAAAATCAGAGACCTTGAAGATTATATCTACGACCTATGCGAGGCGCATACGTTGGCAGAACTTACAAAGGACTTCTTCGAGAAAGAAATTTATCGCTTCCATAATCCTAAGAAAGAGCGTAAGCCTAAAGAAGTGGAAGCGAAGCTGCAAAAGAAATTCGTCGAGCTTGTCGAGGAATTTCCGGATAAGCGTGGACTTTCTGAATGGCGACATCGACGTTATGGCGTACTGAGCCGTAGTCTCCATCGCTTTGAACTGTATCGCAAGATCAAAAGACGTCTCCCGTATAAACTTGATTTTGAAATGTTCACTACCGAAGTGCTTGAGGAATATGAGGAGTTTCTTCGTAATGAGCCTGCCATTTTCGACAAATACCCCAAAATCTTTGAGGAGTTCCCGGCTGAGACACGCAAAGCTCGCAAATCACGCCGTCCTTTTGAAAAAGGCGACAATACCATTATAGGCATATTCGCCTGCCTGCGTACATTCTTCAAATGGGCTAATGAAGAAGGGCTTACAAAGAACAGCCCATTTGCAAGATACCACGGCAAAACCACTGAAAGATACGGCACGCCTATCTATATCACAATCAAGGAGCGTGATATAATCGCGGATTATGACCTGTCAGCCAATAAGCCGCTTGAAGTGCAGCGCGATATATTCATCTTCCACTGCTGTATCGGTTGCCGTATATCCGACCTCATGCGTCTCACCCCGGCCAATATCATCAATGGCTATGTGGAGTATATAGCAAGCAAAACCAAGGCTGATCGCTCAGACGTTATACGCGTTCCGCTGACTCAGAGGGCAAAGGACATACTTGAAAAATACAAGGATGTGGAGAAAGACGGAAAGATTCTGCCATTCATCAGTTCGCAGAAATACAACGTGGCTATCAAAAAGATATTCAAGACTTGTGGCATAACACGCATAGTCACAGTCCTCAATCCCACGACCGGAGAAGAAGAGCAACGGCCTATTGATGAGATAGCCAGCAGCCACCTTGCCCGCCGTACATTTGTCGGCAACCTTTACAAGAAAGTGAAAGATCCGAATCTTGTGGGAGCGTTGAGCGGACACAAGGAAGGCAGCCGGGCATTTGCAAGATACCGCGAGATTGATGACGACTTGAAGAAGGAAATGATAGGATTTATCGAATAA
- a CDS encoding PIN domain-containing protein, with the protein MEIIVNDTNIFIDLHSIGLLSQLCDLPYEIRTVDFVMAEIVDNRQQEDMGRLVKEGKITVESFTAEELIEIVNEHAAVSGNLSIPDCSVCYYARKHNITLLTGDRQLRRYAESHNLTVHGILFIFDELVAHSVISPEVAAGKLKELYSINVRLPKSEIQRRIDRWGNDT; encoded by the coding sequence ATGGAGATAATTGTCAACGATACAAATATCTTCATCGATCTTCACTCGATAGGATTGCTAAGTCAACTTTGCGATTTGCCTTACGAAATACGCACGGTGGATTTTGTGATGGCAGAAATTGTCGATAATCGACAGCAAGAAGATATGGGGCGTCTTGTCAAAGAAGGGAAGATTACGGTCGAGAGCTTTACAGCTGAGGAACTTATTGAGATTGTAAATGAACACGCCGCCGTGTCCGGCAACCTTTCCATACCGGACTGCTCGGTATGCTATTATGCCCGTAAACATAATATTACTCTGCTTACCGGCGACCGCCAGCTACGCAGATATGCCGAGTCCCATAATCTCACTGTTCACGGCATCCTTTTTATATTCGATGAACTTGTGGCACATTCGGTCATTTCTCCGGAGGTGGCCGCAGGAAAATTGAAAGAATTATACTCAATCAACGTGCGCCTGCCGAAGTCCGAGATTCAAAGACGGATTGACCGTTGGGGTAACGACACATGA
- a CDS encoding helix-turn-helix transcriptional regulator: MNNIIELVKSGVTGLTLNIKIEDLVEFADHFISEAKEALLSPMVKQSQEKLLPKAEVLEKFNICPTTLWNWERKKYIVPVKIGRKVYYRQADVECLIIERGKR; this comes from the coding sequence ATGAATAACATTATTGAACTCGTCAAGAGTGGGGTTACCGGTCTTACCCTCAACATAAAAATCGAAGACCTTGTGGAGTTTGCCGACCATTTTATCAGCGAGGCGAAGGAGGCACTGCTCTCGCCGATGGTGAAACAGTCGCAGGAAAAACTTCTGCCCAAAGCGGAAGTGCTGGAAAAATTCAACATCTGTCCCACCACCCTGTGGAACTGGGAGAGAAAGAAATACATCGTGCCTGTGAAGATAGGCCGCAAGGTCTATTACCGCCAGGCGGATGTGGAATGTCTCATCATTGAGCGCGGCAAACGATGA
- a CDS encoding helix-turn-helix domain-containing protein, whose translation MAAEIINSILDGPKGIYLVVDASDMKVAFREFLQMIRESEDEKRAYDEELATVTREEACKIFNRSYSTLLRWEKDGYLVPVKIGKTPLYKMSDIKDVLNQNFGKP comes from the coding sequence ATGGCAGCAGAAATTATCAATTCCATACTTGATGGACCCAAGGGAATATATCTTGTGGTCGATGCCTCTGATATGAAAGTGGCATTCCGAGAATTTCTCCAGATGATTCGAGAGTCTGAGGACGAAAAAAGAGCCTACGATGAAGAGTTGGCTACGGTGACGCGAGAGGAAGCCTGCAAGATTTTCAACCGTTCATACAGCACACTTCTCCGATGGGAGAAAGACGGTTATCTTGTGCCGGTGAAGATAGGGAAAACTCCACTATACAAAATGTCGGATATAAAGGACGTGCTGAATCAAAATTTCGGTAAACCGTGA
- a CDS encoding helix-turn-helix domain-containing protein, producing the protein MNKQTNDIFSRRLRQARMMKGFSLEKLSHCVTPAITRQAINKYEKGLMMPDSRVLIALAAALGVKIDYFFRPFTVEVDRVEFRKKPKFPERMAMAVREKVREELERYLEVEQLCGCSTEFSMPRKRVSNTDEAVLHANEVRKHLGLGYDGITNAIEVLEDNGVKVIEIAEDTDFDGLSGYANGSIPLIVVNGNFPTERKRFTALHELGHLLLDIPEDVSSKEVEHICNAFASELLLPVSVLKSKLGDSRHDISLSELTDIQRQFGISIDDIMIALRSNNVISDKRYSGFQTKKNRLPDFKKLVETSRVVSERSGRFARMVYRALADEVISFSKAAVLLNTSVESVKSQLQLV; encoded by the coding sequence ATGAACAAGCAGACTAACGACATATTTTCGCGCCGTCTTAGACAGGCCCGTATGATGAAAGGTTTTTCGTTGGAGAAACTTTCTCACTGTGTCACTCCAGCCATAACCCGGCAGGCCATAAATAAGTATGAGAAAGGATTGATGATGCCGGACAGTCGTGTGCTGATAGCACTTGCGGCGGCTCTTGGTGTCAAGATTGATTACTTTTTCCGTCCGTTCACCGTGGAGGTTGACCGTGTGGAATTTCGTAAGAAACCAAAATTCCCTGAACGCATGGCGATGGCTGTGAGGGAGAAGGTGCGGGAGGAACTGGAGCGTTATCTGGAGGTGGAACAGCTTTGCGGTTGTTCTACTGAATTTTCAATGCCGCGCAAGCGTGTATCCAACACTGATGAAGCGGTACTTCATGCCAATGAAGTACGCAAGCATCTTGGCTTGGGATATGACGGCATAACCAACGCAATAGAAGTTCTGGAGGATAATGGCGTAAAGGTAATTGAGATTGCAGAGGATACCGACTTTGACGGATTGAGCGGTTATGCCAACGGCTCTATTCCTCTTATTGTGGTTAACGGCAACTTCCCTACTGAGCGCAAACGCTTCACCGCCTTGCATGAGTTAGGGCATCTGCTTCTTGATATTCCTGAAGATGTATCGTCGAAGGAAGTTGAGCATATCTGCAACGCTTTCGCGAGTGAATTGTTACTTCCTGTCAGTGTGCTTAAATCGAAGTTGGGAGATTCGAGGCATGACATATCTTTATCAGAACTGACTGACATACAGCGTCAGTTCGGCATATCTATCGACGATATTATGATAGCCTTGCGCTCAAATAATGTGATTTCCGACAAGCGTTATTCCGGTTTTCAGACTAAGAAGAACAGACTTCCTGATTTCAAGAAACTTGTCGAGACCTCACGTGTAGTAAGCGAGCGGTCAGGACGGTTCGCACGCATGGTTTATCGTGCGTTGGCCGATGAAGTCATCTCTTTTTCTAAAGCCGCTGTGCTACTGAACACCTCTGTCGAGAGCGTCAAGTCTCAGCTTCAATTAGTGTGA